In Pararhizobium sp. A13, the genomic stretch GCCCGAGCGCGCCAGGCCCTGGAAATGGTGCGGCTCGGTGGCTTCGAAAAGCGACGCATCCATGAAATGTCCGGTGGCCAGCAGCAGCGCGTGGCGCTCGCCCGCGCCATCGTCAACAAGCCTTCGGTGCTTTTGCTCGACGAGCCGCTGGCAGCCCTCGACAAGAAGCTGCGCACCGCGATGCAAATCGAACTGCAGACGCTGCAGCGCGAGCTCGGCATCACCTTCGTCCTCGTCACCCATGATCAGGAAGAAGCGCTGTCGATGAGCGACATGGTCTGCGTTATGAACGCTGGCCGCATCGTGCAGATGGCCAAACCCCAGGATGTTTACGATAAGCCCGCCGATCTTTTTGTTGCCGATTTCGTCGGCAAGACCAACCGGATCCCAGCAACCGTCGAGGCCGATGGCGCGATCTTGCGGCTCTCGAACGGGATGGCGCTCGCGGCCGTGGGCAAGACCGGCCTCAAGCCCGGTGCAGCGACGGTGGCATTGCGGCCGGAAGCCATCGAACTTCTCCGGCAATCATCCGGTGCGGGCAACCAGTTGAGCGGCACCGTGACCCACCGCATCTTTCTCGGCTCCACGGCAGAATACCAAATCAACGTCGATGGATTGGGCGATTTCCTCGTCACGGCTGACCGGCGCAGCGTGCAGGAAAGCGACCTCGTCGAACCGGGCGAACGGGTCGTTCTCAACTTCGATCCCGACAAAGTGCATGTTTTTCCGGCCTGAGGAAAGGCCGTACACGTCAAGACAAAAAAGGGAACAGCGTCATGACAAAGTGGTACAGAGAAAATGCTCCGATATCAGCCGAAAAACTCAGTAACGAATGGATGCGCCTCAAGCGCGGCTCCGTCACCCGCCGCCACTTCCTCGGCGTCACCGGCCTCGGCCTTGCCGCCGCCGTGGTCGCCCGCCAGCCGGGCGTGTTCAACTCGACCGCCTATGCGGAAGATCTCGGCACGACCATGTCGCTCGCCACTTGGCCGAACTATCATGATCCGGCGACCTTCGAAGCCTTCACCGCCGCGACCGGCGTTGCCGTCGAAGTCAACGTCTTCG encodes the following:
- a CDS encoding ABC transporter ATP-binding protein, which encodes MTSASSNDIEFRSVAKRYGSVTAVSDINLVVPKGAFVALLGPSGCGKTTCLRMIGGFEQPSEGTVLINGREMNGVPPYRRPVNMVFQHYALFPHFDVEQNVAYGLKQERPKLAASEISARARQALEMVRLGGFEKRRIHEMSGGQQQRVALARAIVNKPSVLLLDEPLAALDKKLRTAMQIELQTLQRELGITFVLVTHDQEEALSMSDMVCVMNAGRIVQMAKPQDVYDKPADLFVADFVGKTNRIPATVEADGAILRLSNGMALAAVGKTGLKPGAATVALRPEAIELLRQSSGAGNQLSGTVTHRIFLGSTAEYQINVDGLGDFLVTADRRSVQESDLVEPGERVVLNFDPDKVHVFPA